The DNA segment GGAGCGAGACCAGGTTCGCGACGAGGCCGAACGCGGCGAAGACCGCCACCACGCCACCGGTGGTCGCGATGGGCGTGATGAACCGGCTGATCGCCTCGTAGACCACGTAGCTGCCGACGCCGAGCAGCAGCAGGCAGTTTCCGAGCGCGGCCAGGATCTCCGCACGGGCGTAGCCGAAGGTGCGTCTGCCGGTCGGCGGGCGGCTGGCGAAGTGGATCGCGAGCAGCGCCATGGCGAGGCCCAGCGCGTCGGTGGCCATGTGCGCCGCGTCCGCGATCAGTGCCAGCGAGTCGGCCAGCAGGCCGCCGGCGATCTCCGCGAACGTGATGGCGAGCGTGATCGACAGCGCGATCCGCAGCCGCCCGCGGTAGGCGTGCGCCACGGTGCCCGTGTGGGCGCCGTGCGCATGCCCGTGATCGTGCCCAGCCCCCATGTGCCGCTGCCTCCGCCTCGCCGAGTGGACGTCCAAGATCTGCCGGACGCCTTCAGTGAACTACGGGCGCGCAATTCCGGGCAACCTGGTACTGAACACCGTTGTCACTGTCCTGACCTGCGAAAACGAAGCCCAGGTCAGAGCGTCGACGCCAGTGTTCCCCGGCCGGCGGGGCCTCACCCGGCAGTCGCCCCCGGATGGTGCAGCAGCCAGCCGCGCCAGGCGGACTCGACCATCTCGCGCACCCCGCGCGTGGCGCGCCAGCCCAGTACCTCCGCGGCCCGCTGCGCCGACGCCACGGCGCGCGGCGCGTCACCCGGGCGGCGCGCCTCGACCACGGCCGGCCGGGTGTCGCCGGTGACCTCGCCGACGAGGCTGATCAGCTCCCGCACGGAGACGCCCTCGCCCCGGCCGATGTTCAGCGTGACGTCACCGGCGCCGTCCGCGCCGTGCACGCCCGGCGCACCCTCCGAGCCCGTCGCGCCCGGCGCGCGCGAAGCATCCGCCGCGCCCTCGGCGGTGAGCAGGCGGGCCGCGGCCAGGTGCGCGTCCGCGAGGTCCGCGACATGGATGTAGTCGCGGATGCAGGTGCCGTCCGGCGTCGGGTAGTCGGCCCCGAAGATCCGCGGGGCCTCGTCCCGGGTGAGCCGGTCGAAGACCATCGGGATCACGTTGAAGACGCCGGTGTCGGCGAGCTCCGGCTCGGCGGCCCCGGCGACGTTGAAGTAGCGCAGGCAGGCCGTCCGGATGCCGTGCGCCCGCCCGGCCGCGCGGACCAGCCACTCCCCGGCGAGCTTGGTCTCGCCGTAGGGGCTCATCGGGGCACAGGGCGTGTCCTCGGTGATCAGATTCACATCCGGGTTGCCGTAGACGGCGGCCGACGAGGAGAAGAGGAACCGGGTGACACCCGCAGTGGCCGCCGTTTCCAAGAGCGTCGTGAGGCCCCCGACGTTGTCCCGGTAGTAGCGCAGCGGCTGCTCGACCGATTCGCCGACCTGCTTGTGCGCCGCGAGGTGCACCACACCGGAGACCTCGTGCTCCACGCAGAGCCGCTTCAGCACCCCCTCGTCCGCCACCGACCCGCGCACCACCGGCACCCCGGGCGCCAGCCGCTCGCGCACCCCGGAGGAGAAGTCGTCCAGCACGACCACCCGCTCGCCCGCGCCCGTCATGGCCCGCACCACATGGGCTCCGATGTATCCGGCTCCGCCGGTGATTAGCCACGTCATGGGCGCCAGACTATGCCGGGCCGCGGGGCCGGAAGGCGGCCCGGCCCGCCGCCTGCGCCGGTGCCCCACCGCTGCCGGGCGCCCCGCCGGCTCCTGCGCTCGCCAGGCGGCGCCCTGCCATCACCGGCTCACGCCCCGGGCGCGCGTCGTACGCCTTCGCGCCCCTGGCCGGGTGTAACGCTGGGCTTGGCCGGGTCGCGGCTGCTCCCGTTCCGCCGCCCTGATGCCCGAGCCGACCACTAGAGACCGGAATGTCGCACTCCGTTGATCGGTACATGAACGGTCGGTGAACGCCTGCCGTCCAGCATCCGATAACCTCTGCCGACATGCCTACCGGCCGTCCAGGCCGGCAGCGCCCTTGCCCCGCACACGCCCCGGTGCCCCTGCGCCGGCACCCAAGGAGTGAGTTCGTCTGTCGACCGCCATCCTCATCGGCCAGCCGGTCCCCGGATCGTCGCTCGAAGGCGATCTGCGGTCGATCGGATTCGATGTGCGCCATGCCGCCGGCACCGCGGACGCCCGGGAGGCGCTCGCCGGCACCCCGGCGGGCCAGCGCGTCGCCGTCGTCGACAGCCGCTTCGTGGGACACCGTCACGCCCTGCGGCTCGGCCTGACCGACCCGCGCTTCCCGGCCGGAGCGGTGCCCGGCGCCGTCGCCGTCCAGGCCGGCGCACGGGCCGCGCTCGACCACGCGCTGCGCGACGAGGCGGGGGCCGGCCCCGGGGGGCCGGCCGCCACCCTCGCGGACGCGCCCGCCGACCGCCTGGCAACCGCTCTGGAGGCCACCGGCACGCAGGTG comes from the Streptomyces sp. TS71-3 genome and includes:
- a CDS encoding UDP-glucose 4-epimerase → MTWLITGGAGYIGAHVVRAMTGAGERVVVLDDFSSGVRERLAPGVPVVRGSVADEGVLKRLCVEHEVSGVVHLAAHKQVGESVEQPLRYYRDNVGGLTTLLETAATAGVTRFLFSSSAAVYGNPDVNLITEDTPCAPMSPYGETKLAGEWLVRAAGRAHGIRTACLRYFNVAGAAEPELADTGVFNVIPMVFDRLTRDEAPRIFGADYPTPDGTCIRDYIHVADLADAHLAAARLLTAEGAADASRAPGATGSEGAPGVHGADGAGDVTLNIGRGEGVSVRELISLVGEVTGDTRPAVVEARRPGDAPRAVASAQRAAEVLGWRATRGVREMVESAWRGWLLHHPGATAG